The Manis javanica isolate MJ-LG chromosome 4, MJ_LKY, whole genome shotgun sequence genome contains a region encoding:
- the LOC118970174 gene encoding ubiquitin carboxyl-terminal hydrolase 43-like: protein MVQLSLWTLPDILIIHLKRFCQVGEKRNKLSMLVMFPLSGLNMAPHVAQRSAGPRPGPGPWPSWKQPACVPTSYPLDFLYDLYAVCNHHGSLQAAIWIILNHIEIEDHHPLSKSYCQNSLDGRWYSFNDSTVEPLLEDEVSTRGAYILFCQKRNSIPAWSASSSTRGSTSSSLSDHWLLQLGSNNSSTLGSLLSWSSAPGTSRLQVPDTPVFIASPGWKRVLHI from the exons ATGGTGCAGCTGAGCCTGTGGACGCTGCCGGACATCCTCATCATCCACCTCAAGAGGTTCTGTCAAGTGGGCGAGAAGAGAAACAAGCTCTCCATGCTGGTGATGTTTCCACTCTCCGGCCTCAACATGGCTCCCCATGTGGCCCAGAGAAGCGctggccccaggcctgggccAGGCCCCTGGCCTTCCTGGAAGCAGCCAGCCTGCGTGCCCACCAGCTACCCACTGGACTTCCTGTATGACTTGTACGCGGTCTGCAACCACCACGGCAGTCTGCAAG CTGCAATTTGGATAATACTGAACCATATAGAAATCGAGGATCATCACCCATTGAGCAAAT CCTACTGCCAGAACTCTCTGGATGGCCGGTGGTACAGTTTCAATGATAGCACGGTGGAGCCACTTCTAGAAGATGAGGTCAGTACCCGAGGGGCTTACATCCTGTTCTGTCAGAAGAGGAACAGCATCCCTGCCTGGTCAGCCAGCAGCTCCACGAGAG GTTCCACCAGCTCCTCCTTATCTGACCACTGGCTGCTCCAGCTAGGGAGCAATAACAGCAGCACGCTGGGAAGCCTGTTGTCCTGGAGCTCTGCCCCCGGCACCTCCCGGCTCCAGGTGCCTGACACCCCGGTCTTCATAGCCTCTCCAGGCTGGAAAAGG